One genomic region from Nilaparvata lugens isolate BPH chromosome 3, ASM1435652v1, whole genome shotgun sequence encodes:
- the LOC111048273 gene encoding uncharacterized protein LOC111048273, producing MIHLLLSVLVLAALLAVTHSQSAVYVRFLSPPHGYSHGLQVHYPGGVPIAREERLFIPNQQYQPQQYHYPKPMRSFHELGSQFQGYPRTRPMAERLYPMGVFYGPPPAADYQRDNPGNYYLHNIFCPETSTRDFQITQMN from the exons CTTTCAGTACTTGTGTTGGCTGCTCTATTGGCAGTAACCCACAGTCAATCGGCTGTGTATGTACGATTTCTTTCGCCTCCCCATGGATACAGTCATGGCCTTCAAGTGCATTATCcag GAGGAGTTCCAATTGCAAGAGAGGAGCGACTTTTCATACCAAACCAGCAGTATCAGCCTCAACAGTATCATTATCCCAAGCCAATGCGATCATTTCACGAACTAG GTAGTCAATTCCAAGGCTATCCTCGAACACGTCCAATGGCAGAACGTCTCTATCCTATGGGAGTTTTCTACGGCCCACCTCCAGCAGCTGATTACCAAAGGGACAACCCTGGTAATTATTatcttcataatattttttgtcCTGAAACAAGTACGAGAGATTTCCAAATAACTCAGATGAACTGA
- the LOC111048283 gene encoding lipid storage droplets surface-binding protein 1 produces MADNKSIEGPTGMCSINRVAKLPVVESTWNAASGMYSKVKESNSFFNNVLSTAESTMQSAVQATQPITQSITDKLEKPIKSVDSVLCSGLDYVEDKIPGIKSPPSEMYENTKNLVYRTVQPAVKCVCDNVQLVSTALSHPCQAGEQCIRFIKNGGNRAVQDQDEQKQVETATKKD; encoded by the exons ATGGCTGACAATAAATCGATTGAAGGACCCACTGGAATGTGCTCAATTAACAGGGTTGCCAAATTGCCCGTTGTGGAGAGCACATGGAATGCTGCATCAGGAATGTATTCCAAAGTAAAG GAATCGAATTCGTTTTTCAACAACGTTCTAAGTACAGCCGAGAGTACAATGCAGTCAGCCGTGCAGGCGACGCAACCAATCACACAGTCGATCACTGATAAACTGGAGAAGCCAATCAAATCGGTCGACTCAGTGCTCTGTTCAGGATTGGATTATGTTGAAGACAAAATTCCCGGCATCAAATCACCACCCAGTGAG ATGTATGAGAACACAAAAAACCTAGTCTACAGAACGGTGCAACCAGCTGTGAAGTGTGTCTGCGACAACGTTCAGTTGGTGTCGACCGCACTCAGCCACCCCTGCCAAGCAGGAGAGCAGTGCATCCGATTCATCAAAAATGGCGGCAATAGAGCCGTGCAGGATCAGGATGAACAGAAACAAGTGGAAACCGCAACAAAGAAag attgA